One Desulfobacteraceae bacterium genomic window carries:
- a CDS encoding 4Fe-4S dicluster domain-containing protein: MTFVKIDKNAWEAGLARLAAAYRLFGPVKEGNFHEFKALEAGQRPDMAYINTRRSPKALIYPQSEKMFDFSLDETQADHHILREAEKDYAPCAVIGIRPCDADAFLLVRKNFDTPEYRDPYWVKAYEATTFVGLACSAPCSTCFCTTAGSGPFHEAGLDLLLADEGGTYLAKVLTPKGASLVEAAGWGDATDAQAAESRLQELRAAAEERIVSRVPTAKLKDQKINPLFEAPFWQEVAFSCINCGTCTYVCPTCWCFDIQDEVHGKEGIRYRNWDSCMYPLFTHHGSGHNPRNQKTQRVRQRFMHKLKYYVDKYGDGIQCVGCGRCIRLCPVNIDIRRVCNLMNHFDATACAIPAA, translated from the coding sequence ATGACGTTTGTAAAAATCGACAAAAACGCGTGGGAGGCGGGGCTGGCGCGACTCGCTGCGGCATACCGCCTGTTCGGGCCGGTGAAGGAGGGCAATTTCCACGAGTTCAAGGCGCTTGAGGCCGGGCAACGGCCGGACATGGCCTACATCAACACCCGCCGTTCCCCCAAAGCCCTCATTTACCCGCAGTCGGAGAAAATGTTCGACTTCTCGCTGGACGAAACCCAGGCTGATCACCACATTTTGCGCGAAGCCGAGAAGGATTACGCCCCGTGCGCAGTGATCGGCATTCGCCCCTGCGATGCCGACGCCTTTCTGCTGGTGCGCAAAAACTTCGACACCCCCGAATACCGCGATCCCTATTGGGTCAAGGCCTATGAGGCCACCACTTTCGTCGGTCTGGCCTGCAGCGCTCCCTGCAGCACCTGCTTCTGCACCACGGCCGGCAGCGGCCCCTTTCATGAGGCCGGCCTGGATCTGCTGCTGGCCGACGAAGGCGGCACGTACCTGGCCAAGGTGCTGACTCCCAAGGGCGCGTCTCTGGTCGAGGCCGCCGGCTGGGGCGACGCAACCGATGCCCAGGCGGCCGAGAGCCGCCTTCAGGAGCTGCGCGCTGCGGCCGAGGAGCGGATTGTCTCGCGGGTGCCGACCGCCAAACTCAAAGACCAGAAAATCAATCCCCTCTTTGAGGCCCCGTTTTGGCAGGAGGTGGCCTTCTCCTGCATCAACTGCGGCACCTGCACCTACGTCTGTCCCACTTGCTGGTGCTTTGACATCCAGGACGAAGTCCATGGAAAAGAAGGCATCCGCTACCGCAACTGGGACAGCTGCATGTACCCGCTCTTCACCCACCACGGCTCCGGGCACAACCCGCGCAACCAGAAGACCCAACGGGTGCGTCAACGCTTCATGCACAAGCTGAAATACTACGTCGACAAGTATGGCGACGGCATTCAGTGCGTCGGCTGCGGGCGCTGCATCCGCCTGTGCCCGGTGAATATCGATATCCGCAGGGTATGCAACCTGATGAACCACTTCGACGCCACGGCCTGCGCCATACCGGCTGCGTGA
- a CDS encoding FAD/NAD(P)-binding protein, with protein sequence MRNPYLPYPVRIDEIITETEDRNLKTFKFVFLDPDDEGRFAYRAGQFAELSIPGKGEIPIGIASSPTEKGFVKFTVNKVGLVSSFLHNMKVGDIMGIRGPLGNSYPWEVLEGKNVVIIGGGFAFTTLRSSIVYMLEPDNRPKFKDIHVIYGARNPGMLLYGDELAAWERRDDIHMHITVDGTDDPNWKYNTGFVPTITDQKAPPADPDTYAIICGPPIMIKFTQPVLDKLGYGHDQIIMSLEMRMKCGIGICGRCNIGKDFVCKDGPVFTLAQLNDMPKEY encoded by the coding sequence GTGCGCAATCCATATCTGCCATACCCGGTCCGGATTGACGAGATCATTACCGAAACCGAAGACCGGAATCTGAAAACCTTCAAATTCGTCTTTCTAGACCCCGACGACGAGGGGCGCTTCGCCTACCGCGCCGGCCAGTTTGCCGAGCTCTCCATCCCGGGCAAAGGGGAAATCCCCATCGGGATCGCCTCCTCACCCACTGAAAAGGGGTTCGTCAAGTTCACCGTCAACAAGGTCGGCCTGGTGTCCTCCTTCCTGCACAACATGAAGGTCGGGGATATCATGGGGATTCGGGGGCCTTTGGGCAACAGCTATCCCTGGGAGGTGTTGGAGGGCAAAAACGTCGTGATCATCGGCGGCGGGTTCGCGTTCACCACCCTGCGCTCCTCCATCGTGTACATGCTGGAGCCGGACAATCGACCGAAGTTCAAAGACATCCACGTCATCTACGGTGCCCGCAACCCGGGCATGCTGCTCTATGGCGATGAGTTGGCCGCCTGGGAGCGGCGCGACGACATTCACATGCACATCACCGTGGACGGCACCGACGACCCCAACTGGAAATACAATACCGGCTTTGTGCCCACCATCACCGACCAGAAAGCCCCCCCGGCGGACCCCGATACCTATGCCATCATCTGCGGGCCGCCCATCATGATCAAGTTTACCCAGCCGGTGTTGGACAAACTCGGCTACGGCCACGACCAGATCATCATGTCGTTGGAAATGCGGATGAAGTGCGGCATCGGCATCTGCGGGCGCTGCAACATCGGCAAAGACTTTGTCTGCAAGGATGGGCCGGTTTTCACGCTGGCGCAGCTCAACGATATGCCCAAGGAGTATTAG
- a CDS encoding TusE/DsrC/DsvC family sulfur relay protein has translation MATVEFMGKSFEVDEDGFIGNYQDGKCDEWVQYVKAQEGIEELNDEHKKVITVLQDYYEKNGIAPMVRVLSKVTGFKLKHIYELFPSGPGKGACKMAGLPKPTGCV, from the coding sequence ATGGCAACAGTTGAATTCATGGGCAAATCTTTTGAAGTAGACGAAGACGGCTTCATCGGTAATTATCAAGACGGTAAATGCGACGAGTGGGTCCAGTACGTCAAGGCCCAGGAAGGCATTGAAGAGCTGAACGACGAACACAAGAAAGTCATCACCGTCCTTCAGGACTACTACGAGAAAAACGGCATCGCCCCGATGGTCCGCGTGCTCTCCAAGGTTACCGGCTTCAAACTGAAGCACATCTACGAGCTGTTCCCCTCAGGGCCGGGCAAGGGAGCCTGTAAAATGGCGGGTTTGCCCAAGCCGACGGGATGCGTCTAA
- a CDS encoding secondary thiamine-phosphate synthase enzyme YjbQ, translated as MLLSVQSNSRTEFIDLTQKLQAMVAETGVKSGFCLLFVPHTTAAVTINENADPSVPADILKVLNQVIPWQSDYRHLEGNSAAHIKSTLVGASQTVAIAEGRLVLGTWQAVFFCEFDGPRRRQLHVRIWEGAFTE; from the coding sequence ATGCTGCTATCGGTTCAATCCAATTCCCGCACCGAGTTCATCGACCTCACCCAGAAGCTTCAAGCCATGGTGGCGGAGACCGGCGTCAAGTCTGGGTTTTGCCTGCTCTTCGTCCCCCACACCACCGCGGCGGTGACCATCAACGAGAATGCCGATCCCAGCGTGCCGGCCGACATCCTCAAGGTTCTCAACCAGGTGATCCCGTGGCAGTCGGATTATCGCCACTTGGAAGGCAATTCAGCCGCGCATATCAAATCCACCCTGGTGGGTGCCTCTCAAACCGTGGCCATCGCCGAGGGCCGTCTGGTGCTGGGAACCTGGCAGGCGGTCTTTTTCTGCGAGTTTGACGGGCCGCGCCGGCGGCAACTGCATGTGCGGATCTGGGAAGGGGCCTTTACCGAATGA
- a CDS encoding AsnC family transcriptional regulator has translation MSRVKMDDTDRAILNRIQSDFPLTLRPYAAIGEEFGLSEEEVLQRLRRLKAKGIIRRIGGNFVPDKLGFVSTLCAASVPEDQVAAFSVVVNAYPGVTHNYQRDNHFNIWFTFIAPSMDEITSNLSEISRKTGITGILNLPATRVFKIKAHFDL, from the coding sequence ATGAGCCGTGTCAAGATGGACGATACCGACAGGGCGATTTTAAACCGTATCCAGTCCGATTTTCCCTTGACTCTGCGGCCCTACGCGGCCATCGGGGAGGAGTTCGGGCTGAGCGAAGAAGAGGTTTTGCAGCGGCTGCGGCGCTTGAAAGCCAAGGGCATCATCCGGCGCATCGGGGGCAATTTTGTCCCGGACAAGTTGGGCTTCGTCAGCACCCTCTGTGCCGCCAGCGTGCCCGAAGACCAGGTGGCGGCCTTCAGCGTGGTGGTCAACGCCTATCCCGGGGTGACCCACAACTACCAGCGCGACAACCACTTCAACATCTGGTTCACTTTCATCGCCCCGTCCATGGACGAAATCACGTCAAACCTCTCTGAAATTTCACGCAAAACCGGCATCACCGGGATTCTCAACCTGCCGGCCACGCGCGTTTTCAAAATCAAGGCCCATTTCGATCTCTGA
- a CDS encoding nitrilase: MPMPNDLRIAAVVFHSRADSPAVNLERTVAWAQKAAAAGADLVFFPELNITGYDISPNARPLSETIPGPTSRSLAEAAAAFKITLLAGLVERGTAAGQAFATQLVAVPGAAVQVYRKLHLPPPEIGRYTAGEQVPLFTTKGWQFGVQLCYDAHFPELSTCMALAGADLILMPHASPRGSPATKLASWCRHLPARAFDNGVFVAAVNQVGANGRGLLFPGLAVAIGPSGAILAQTLSTEEAMLRVDLKRSDLEDIREHRMRYFLARRRADLFGPLMPPG; the protein is encoded by the coding sequence ATGCCCATGCCAAACGACCTTCGGATTGCAGCCGTGGTGTTTCACTCCCGGGCCGATTCACCGGCTGTCAATCTGGAGCGGACCGTCGCCTGGGCGCAAAAGGCGGCTGCCGCCGGTGCCGACCTGGTCTTTTTTCCGGAACTCAATATCACCGGCTACGACATCTCCCCAAACGCCCGCCCCCTGTCCGAGACGATTCCCGGGCCCACCAGCCGCAGCTTGGCGGAAGCGGCGGCGGCCTTCAAGATAACGCTTTTGGCCGGTTTGGTGGAAAGGGGCACGGCTGCAGGGCAGGCGTTTGCCACCCAACTCGTGGCCGTCCCCGGGGCCGCGGTGCAGGTCTATCGCAAACTGCATCTCCCGCCACCTGAGATCGGCCGCTACACGGCCGGGGAGCAGGTACCGCTTTTCACCACCAAAGGCTGGCAGTTCGGTGTTCAACTCTGTTACGATGCCCATTTCCCGGAGCTTTCGACCTGCATGGCGCTGGCGGGGGCTGACCTGATCCTGATGCCGCATGCCTCGCCCCGGGGATCCCCTGCGACCAAACTGGCCTCCTGGTGCCGCCACCTGCCGGCGCGCGCTTTCGACAACGGCGTTTTTGTGGCGGCCGTCAATCAGGTCGGGGCAAATGGGCGCGGGCTGCTCTTCCCGGGGCTGGCGGTGGCCATCGGACCCTCCGGCGCGATCCTGGCCCAAACCCTGAGCACCGAGGAGGCGATGCTGCGGGTGGATTTGAAGCGCAGCGACCTGGAAGACATCCGCGAACACCGCATGCGCTATTTTTTGGCCCGCCGGCGTGCGGATCTCTTCGGTCCGTTAATGCCCCCGGGGTGA